One Torulaspora globosa chromosome 5, complete sequence DNA window includes the following coding sequences:
- the RPS22B gene encoding 40S ribosomal protein uS8 (ancestral locus Anc_4.213), producing the protein MTRTSVLADALKAIINAEKTGKRQVMIRPSSKVIIKFLQVMQRHGYIGEFEYIDDHRSGKVVIQLNGRINKCGVISPRFNVKIGDIEKWTENLLPARQFGYVILTTSAGIMDHEEARRKHVSGKILGFVY; encoded by the exons ATGACTCGTACTTCTGTCCTGGctgatgctttgaaggctATTATTAACGCGGAGAAGACTGGTAAACGCCAGGTTATGATCAGACCTTCTTCGAAAGTTATCATCAAATTCCTACAGGTAATGCAAAGACATG GTTACATTGGTGAATTTGAATACATCGACGACCACAGATCTGGTAAGGTGGTCATTCAACTCAATGGTAGGATCAACAAATGTGGTGTGATCTCTCCTAGGTTTAATGTCAAAATCGGCGACATCGAGAAGTGGACTGAGAACTTATTGCCAGCCAGACAGTTTGGTTACGTTATCTTGACTACATCAGCTGGTATCATGGACCATGAAGAGGCCAGAAGGAAGCACGTATCTGGCAAGATCTTGGGATTTGTGTATTAA
- a CDS encoding uncharacterized protein (ancestral locus Anc_4.214) — MSAVSDNNSGLQKKYACSYCGKPFSRSEHKARHERSHTGVKPFECKVCQHAFVRRDLLQRHIRTVHREVLLLGKSAKEAEIGHDAKELAAEMANTSKGDILLELLVNSMIKVNYDNTPDTRDSKCLRSVPKIVGLKGRRRKWKNGPIGELSRRDARAVSICINKSIGIDRIRLLYRCAVGHVAEHKLFNKAIESHVRDEPPLAASVVCLGLHLGDPDDRIAKDIWHALWNISLERCSVTAANLLIYILVTFAGKTDWSMTSIGDVFSRYERFFIDHLVQYSETFEMNEISLIFHIWVSLLRLSQEPTSLSARIYTWFLQHAFLKDCTLKDLVFQIMLNNNRWEVPTLDLLADALFGDWLISSRLMESNDPLGASHIFKTGAEFHNTVTIVLKKYAAESGNQEELMRQLRIGELPSKFSFPLSQYLARIQSNSHWRLLETAWCRLIERMKAKQDRSYWFMDSMAEFPTIFLESSMIDETFATCCIPVFTVLESKSDLNANYVPLISDVVVFLIRLFEFEMSINSNKYCPHRLISMLKNPVIQLLLFTGHRLTSSGIHSQQESIAVDHFINRYIVNCNWLVDKHTEEELTHNLFDSQSLGYIGYHQLIQDFLSYLRNSIITEKLMKVPHISHDIKVHLFDFAQQHCHNLHHPTQDVHAARRLTDPWQSSQPGPVWMFSPQSPRSMSIDSTGTEPVSILSTGMSQSNSLDSTMLHDPNVILPPLNETLLLRQQQKSSYYNYGPGSVELQMNRRPSSIVPIFTNPNFSNMDGVFLDKGENESTSPRSNVSTTVRRIGNNSVKLPPPSELFG; from the coding sequence ATGAGCGCAGTTTCTGACAATAATAGTGGCTTGCAAAAGAAATACGCTTGCTCCTATTGCGGGAAACCGTTTTCGCGTTCAGAGCACAAGGCGCGGCACGAGCGGTCGCATACTGGGGTGAAACCTTTCGAATGCAAAGTGTGCCAGCACGCGTTCGTGCGACgcgatcttcttcagcggcACATAAGGACGGTTCATCGGGAGGTACTGCTGTTGGGGAAGTCTGCGAAGGAGGCCGAGATCGGGCATGATGCGAAAGAATTGGCCGCCGAGATGGCAAATACGTCAAAAGGAGATATATTGTTGGAGTTGCTGGTCAACTCGATGATCAAGGTAAATTATGACAATACTCCGGACACAAGGGATTCCAAGTGCTTGAGATCGGTGCCGAAGATTGTTGGCCTCAAGGGCAGAAGAAGGAAATGGAAAAATGGACCCATTGGTGAGCTCTCGCGCCGGGATGCGCGTGCTGTATCAATTTGCATAAACAAGTCCATAGGAATTGACAGGATAAGGCTCCTGTACCGTTGTGCGGTGGGTCACGTGGCGGAGCATAAACTGTTCAACAAGGCGATAGAGAGTCACGTGCGTGACGAGCCGCCTTTGGCGGCTAGCGTGGTATGCTTGGGACTACATCTGGGCGACCCGGACGATCGCATTGCCAAGGACATATGGCATGCATTATGGAACATCAGCTTGGAAAGATGCTCAGTGACTGCTGCGAACCTGCTGATATACATACTGGTGACCTTTGCAGGAAAAACTGACTGGTCGATGACGAGTATCGGAGATGTATTCTCCAGATATGAGCGGTTTTTCATCGATCATCTTGTGCAATACAGTGAGACATTCGAAATGAACGAGATATCGTTAATATTCCATATATGGGTGTCCCTGCTGAGACTATCGCAAGAGCCAACCTCTCTTTCTGCCCGTATTTACACCTGGTTCTTACAACATGCTTTCCTGAAGGATTGCACATTGAAAGATTTGGTCTTTCAAATAATGTTGAATAACAACCGATGGGAGGTGCCGACGCTCGATCTGCTAGCAGATGCTTTATTCGGCGATTGGCTTATAAGTTCCCGGTTGATGGAATCCAATGATCCTCTAGGTGCGTCCCACATCTTTAAAACTGGTGCTGAGTTCCACAACACTGTGACAATCGTATTGAAAAAATATGCAGCGGAAAGCGGCAACCAGGAAGAGCTGATGCGACAATTAAGGATCGGCGAGCTTCCTTCCAAGTTCTCGTTCCCGTTGTCTCAGTATTTAGCTAGGATTCAATCTAACTCTCATTGGAGATTGTTAGAGACAGCCTGGTGTCGGTTAATTGAGAGGATGAAGGCTAAGCAGGATAGGAGTTATTGGTTCATGGATTCTATGGCCGAGTTTCCAACCATTTTCCTTGAGTCCTCTATGATTGATGAGACGTTTGCGACTTGTTGCATACCGGTCTTCACTGTCTTAGAGTCCAAAAGTGATTTAAATGCCAACTACGTTCCTTTGATATCAGATGTAGTTGTTTTTCTGATCCGATTATTTGAATTTGAAATGTCCATCAACAGTAACAAATATTGTCCCCATAGACTTATTTCGATGCTGAAAAATCCCGTCATTCAACTTCTACTCTTTACCGGCCACCGACTAACAAGCTCTGGCATTCATTCGCAACAGGAGAGTATCGCCGTTGACCATTTCATTAACAGGTATATTGTCAATTGCAACTGGCTAGTTGATAAACATACTGAAGAGGAGCTGACGCATAATTTATTTGATTCTCAATCATTAGGCTACATTGGTTACCATCAACTGATTCAGGATTTTCTATCATACTTGAGGAACTCAATCATAACTGAAAAGCTAATGAAAGTGCCGCATATAAGCCACGATATCAAAGTACATCTCTTCGATTTCGCGCAACAGCATTGTCATAATTTGCATCATCCCACCCAGGACGTTCATGCTGCAAGGAGGCTGACAGATCCATGGCAGTCATCACAGCCAGGTCCTGTATGGATGTTTTCACCACAATCTCCGCGATCGATGTCTATTGATTCCACTGGGACTGAGCCAGTGTCTATTTTAAGCACTGGAATGTCTCAGTCAAATAGTTTGGACTCTACAATGCTACATGACCCCAATGTGATACTGCCACCGTTGAATGAGACGCTACTCTTGAgacagcagcaaaaatcAAGCTATTACAATTATGGTCCGGGCTCTGTAGAGCTACAAATGAATCGTAGACCATCCAGTATAGTGCCCATCTTCACCAATCCCAATTTCTCGAATATGGACGGAGTGTTTTTGGATAAAGGTGAAAATGAAAGCACAAGCCCAAGGTCTAACGTCTCTACCACGGTACGAAGGATTGGAAACAACTCTGTGAAATTGCCACCGCCATCCGAACTTTTTGGATAA
- the ART5 gene encoding Art5p (ancestral locus Anc_4.215) encodes MFGLKHAGNGSGRDPLVYFDVRVDSPYKDLVLISGSPLESNPVSMSGRVLFSLSQDMLVKRVTLKLTGKFKLDFLHMGRDKKRSGVTSIVKDQRTIFETRWENLLVSSKGNTVIGNDTNYVAETGHRESAKRSLSSPVVSRLIKKTTDHILELPTNGVSGTPYKDLYSAPSYVFHLPKGNYDLPFQILLPSEVPETVEGLQSGSILYSFEARIERKRKSSSMTSLLKEDLDALHQNHGPLTSYKYLRIFRTLSPNDMAIQQEIRVGGTCKDKIQYEVSIPSKAIAIGSTTPIQIKLFPFQKGYVLKKINASLLQFFAVRDSTGHIYDDQVVTTRQSMTEFTEFIDNQEGLLTDVTEISPMFAIPDNLKKITQDCDLRAGLIQVRHRLAITIILHSKTTDKNLEIKAAIPVLLYISPLVVTKGRLVLFDNSNGNIHFRSGELVALFHSTATPAASGPATPPAGAAAVSAPPNYHQRVKDHLVNSENVQHDAQDWQQELPAASSITALFDMTPAASVEVPSYEQSSWQVISQNDEPPPIWN; translated from the coding sequence ATGTTTGGTCTAAAGCACGCCGGTAACGGAAGTGGTAGAGATCCACTGGTGTATTTCGACGTTCGTGTAGATTCTCCTTACAAAGATTTGGTGCTCATCAGCGGATCACCTTTAGAATCAAATCCAGTCTCAATGAGTGGTAGAGTGCTATTTTCGCTTTCACAGGACATGCTGGTTAAGAGAGTAACATTGAAGCTGACTGGTAAATTCAAGCTGGATTTCTTACACATGGGACGAGACAAGAAGCGATCCGGGGTAACCAGTATCGTAAAGGATCAGAGGACTATCTTTGAGACTCGGTGGGAGAACTTACTTGTGTCTTCGAAGGGAAACACCGTAATCGGCAATGACACTAACTACGTTGCAGAGACCGGTCATCGAGAATCGGCCAAGAGATCCCTGTCTAGTCCGGTAGTGAGCCGCCTAATCAAGAAGACAACAGATCACATACTGGAGTTACCAACAAATGGAGTCTCTGGCACCCCCTACAAAGATCTGTACTCTGCCCCGTCGTACGTGTTCCATCTTCCGAAGGGCAACTACGACCTTCCTTTCCAGATCCTACTCCCAAGTGAGGTTCCCGAGACTGTCGAGGGACTGCAAAGTGGATCGATCTTGTACAGTTTTGAAGCGCGCATCGAAAGAAAGCGTAAGTCGAGTAGCATGACTTCCTTACTCAAAGAAGACCTAGATGCTCTGCACCAGAATCACGGCCCGCTGACCTCCTACAAGTACCTGAGGATATTCCGCACCTTATCTCCAAACGACATGGCTattcaacaagaaatcAGAGTTGGCGGCACCTGTAAAGACAAAATTCAGTACGAAGTGAGTATACCAAGCAAAGCTATTGCAATTGGTTCTACAACGCCCATCCAAATCAAACTGTTTCCATTTCAAAAGGGCTACGTcctcaagaagatcaacgcATCGCTACTACAGTTTTTTGCAGTGCGCGACAGCACCGGCCATATCTACGACGACCAAGTAGTCACTACCAGGCAATCAATGACTGAGTTCACCGAGTTTATTGACAACCAAGAAGGGCTTCTAACAGATGTCACAGAAATATCACCGATGTTTGCAATACCAGACAATCTGAAAAAAATCACACAAGACTGCGATTTGCGCGCCGGACTGATCCAGGTTCGACATAGGCTTGCCATTACGATCATTCTACACAGTAAAACCACAGACAAGAACCTTGAAATCAAGGCAGCAATACCAGTGCTCCTCTACATCTCACCTCTTGTCGTAACGAAAGGTAGATTGGTACTGTTTGACAACTCTAATGGCAACATCCACTTCCGCTCGGGCGAACTGGTCGCGCTGTTCCACAGCACCGCTACCCCCGCCGCTTCCGGCCCCGCCACTCCACCTGCCGGTGCAGCTGCTGTAAGCGCCCCGCCCAATTATCACCAGCGGGTTAAGGATCACTTGGTAAACAGTGAAAACGTGCAGCATGACGCTCAAGATTGGCAGCAGGAACTGCCGGCGGCTTCGTCGATCACAGCGCTCTTTGACATGACGCCAGCAGCCTCGGTGGAGGTCCCCTCGTACGAACAAAGCAGCTGGCAAGTTATCTCGCAGAATGACGAGCCGCCCCCGATCTGGAATTAG
- the MDM30 gene encoding SCF ubiquitin ligase complex subunit MDM30 (ancestral locus Anc_4.216) → MNDKQPVASVLPQEIWVAILRHLDHSDLFRLRLCCKRFNQIVSTATVWKSRCWKRWLEHMSHDPFDEEFPSGSDWFYYYRFRNRIDQSLLQLLRKLVNENDSTEYWHLYRLMLRYNPSHTIPFLHGVVRRGFLSSEPFDVVTLCQHLLTSVRHKHVYDLFRVGERASFVHNAEETFFLPLAAMDPSFDRLLHFRSDAHDRVHSLIKAEFNNLQDFLNLPTTLKVDKLISRLFEALDLLDKDRQLFIEDFILLRIYAGETAGHPLLILSMVQYLASTYGVETVLCGSYLIIHDPHVRDGETYLTIASSGIPKIFTKRRLVLSLKRILGSSDYIIQREILPTILQPLRQQELLATVFKELLPLYNKSKWSVAAPKTMEELQRLFPHSNQPIRPEMINYFLCVFKSMEIRSKTERSISVMLTVTFKEVFQLISRLFPGDLSYAEDLLKCRGAAFSEMDLEYGDWLSQIHNISLRANAEFGNFVVSLRDQQILCVIGVKELNSAGTFYNLMSFAGEFYVEHSSNIRTLDAGEEENVIKRFLTVGFQSDLGLVFKGIDWLSHKLIPNSHVSHIIKTL, encoded by the coding sequence ATGAATGACAAGCAACCAGTGGCTTCGGTTTTGCCGCAAGAGATATGGGTCGCTATCTTGCGACATTTGGATCATTCAGATTTATTTCGCTTGAGACTGTGttgcaaaagattcaaCCAGATAGTAAGCACGGCTACCGTGTGGAAATCAAGATGCTGGAAGAGATGGTTAGAGCACATGTCCCATGACCCGTTCGATGAGGAGTTTCCAAGCGGCAGTGATTGGTTTTACTACTATAGGTTCAGGAATcgaattgatcaaagcTTGCTTCAGTTACTTAGGAAGCTTGTAAACGAAAATGATAGCACAGAGTATTGGCATCTGTACAGACTCATGCTTCGATATAATCCCTCGCATACtattccatttcttcatggCGTTGTCAGACGGGGGTTTTTGTCATCGGAGCCGTTTGATGTGGTCACTTTATGCCAACATCTGTTAACATCGGTGAGACACAAGCATGTTTACGACCTTTTTCGTGTTGGGGAGAGAGCTTCATTTGTACATAACGCGGAAGAAACCTTTTTCCTGCCGCTGGCTGCTATGGACCCTTCCTTTGATAGACTATTGCATTTTAGAAGCGACGCTCATGATCGTGTACATTCGCTTATTAAAGCTGAATTCAAcaatcttcaagacttccTCAACTTACCGACAACCCTAAAGGTGGATAAATTGATAAGCCGCCTTTTCGAAGCTCTAGATCTACTGGATAAAGATAGGCAGCTTTTTATTGAAGATTTCATTTTGCTGAGGATATATGCAGGTGAAACAGCAGGCCATCCCCTGCTCATACTTTCCATGGTGCAATATCTAGCTTCCACATACGGTGTGGAGACAGTATTATGCGGATCGTACCTTATTATTCATGACCCTCATGTGAGAGACGGAGAGACCTATCTAACCATTGCATCCTCAGGAATACCAAAGATATTCACTAAAAGAAGGCTTGTACTGTCTTTGAAGCGTATTTTGGGCTCAAGCGACTACATTATCCAAAGAGAGATTTTACCAACAATATTGCAGCCGCTAAGACAGCAAGAATTACTCGCGAcagttttcaaagagttACTACCACTGTACAACAAGTCCAAGTGGTCTGTGGCCGCTCCGAAGACCATGGAGGAGCTGCAGCGTCTATTTCCCCATAGCAATCAACCTATTAGGCCTGAGATGATCAATTACTTTCTCTGCGTTTTCAAATCTATGGAGATTCGCTCAaaaactgaaagaagtATCTCAGTAATGCTTACAGTAACATTTAAAGAGGTTTTTCAGCTTATCTCAAGGCTTTTCCCGGGCGATCTATCCTATGCAGAAGACCTGTTGAAATGCAGAGGAGCTGCTTTTAGCGAGATGGATCTCGAGTATGGAGATTGGTTGTCCCAGATCCATAACATATCATTACGAGCAAATGCTGAGTTTGGCAACTTCGTGGTCTCTCTACGAGATCAACAAATATTGTGCGTCATTGGCGTAAAGGAACTCAATAGCGCTGGAACATTTTACAATTTAATGAGTTTTGCAGGTGAATTTTACGTGGAGCACAGTAGTAATATAAGAACTTTAGACGCTggcgaggaagaaaacgtCATCAAAAGATTTCTGACTGTAGGGTTTCAGTCGGATTTGGGTCTTGTTTTCAAAGGCATCGATTGGCTATCACACAAACTTATTCCTAATAGTCATGTCTCTCATATAATAAAGACACTTTGA
- the SSQ1 gene encoding Hsp70 family ATPase SSQ1 (ancestral locus Anc_4.217) produces MYTSCRESFKASQRWGRRLISSKVIGIDLGTTNSAVAYIRDSRNKQSATIIENDEGQRTTPSIVAYDRNGKAIVGAAAKRQGAINPRNTFFSTKRLIGRSFEDQEVQRDMKTLPYNVVKSELNGQAYVETTNGEVKSPSEIGSLILGYLKKTAEAYLNEVVDKAVVTVPAYFNDSQRQATKDAGKLAGLKVLRVINEPTAAALSFGLDDERNSGIIAVYDLGGGTFDISILDIEDSVFEVRATNGDTHLGGTDFDEVIVEHIIRSFILENQDLDAVMLKQNGKMMQRIREAAEKAKIALSHVKTTTIDIPFIYENRHLHFTLKESELDEMTMHLIKRTIDPVKRALKDADVEPEDVDDVLLVGGMTRMPKVRAVVEEVFGKKPNTSVNPDETVALGAAIQGGVLSGEIQNVLLLDVTPLTLGIETYGGAFSPLIPRNTTVPVKKTEVFSTGVDGQTGVDIKVYQGERGLVRDNKLIGDFKLTGITPSPKGVPQIAVTFDIDADGIINVSASERSSGREESITVIANSGLTEDEIQKIVEDANANREKDSLIKKRIELITKADIMISDSENAFERFKDIISADETYPEVLAELRQVREIINDFKKNESNLDYNVDDVKKATDALQNRALKLFQSASKKQAAAKK; encoded by the coding sequence ATGTATACTTCATGTCGGGAAAGCTTTaaagcttctcaaagatGGGGCAGACGACTTATAAGCTCTAAGGTTATCGGTATAGACCTTGGGACGACCAATAGTGCAGTGGCCTACATCAGGGATTCAAGGAATAAGCAATCTGCAACCATTATAGAGAACGATGAAGGACAGCGTACGACACCATCGATAGTAGCTTATGACAGGAATGGAAAAGCAATTGTaggagcagcagccaaAAGGCAGGGCGCCATCAATCCAAGGAATACATTCTTTTCGACAAAAAGACTCATTGGGCGTTCGTTTGAGGATCAGGAAGTCCAAAGAGACATGAAGACTCTACCATATAACGTTGTCAAATCAGAGCTAAACGGGCAGGCGTACGTCGAGACAACCAACGGGGAAGTGAAGTCTCCTAGTGAGATAGGCTCTTTGATCTTAGGttatttgaagaaaaccGCAGAGGCTTACTTAAATGAAGTGGTTGACAAGGCAGTCGTTACAGTCCCAGCATATTTTAATGATTCGCAGAGACAGGCAACTAAAGATGCGGGAAAATTAGCAGGCTTAAAAGTGCTGAGAGTCATAAATGAACCCACCGCGGCAGCATTGAGTTTTGGGTtagatgatgaaagaaacTCGGGAATTATAGCGGTCTATGATCTTGGTGGCGGAACTTTTGATATATCGATACTGGATATCGAGGATAGTGTTTTCGAGGTTAGAGCAACAAATGGTGACACTCATCTTGGCGGGACAGATTTCGATGAGGTAATTGTCGAACATATCATAAGATCATTTATTTTAGAGAATCAAGATTTGGATGCCGTTATGTTGAAGCAAAACGGTAAAATGATGCAAAGAATTCGAGAAGCCGCTGAAAAGGCAAAGATTGCACTGTCGCATGTTAAGACCACCACGATTGATATTCCATTCATTTACGAGAACAGGCATCTGCATTtcactttgaaggaaaGCGAATTGGATGAAATGACGATGCATCTAATTAAGCGGACGATAGATCCAGTGAAAAGAGCTCTGAAAGATGCGGATGTTGAGCCAGaagatgtggatgatgTTCTTCTAGTGGGCGGTATGACGAGAATGCCAAAGGTCAGGGCCGTCGTAGAGGAAGTTTTCGGAAAGAAACCCAATACATCGGTGAACCCCGACGAAACGGTCGCACTCGGTGCTGCTATTCAGGGCGGTGTTTTGTCCGGTGAGATTCAGAATGTCCTACTACTAGATGTCACGCCACTAACTCTCGGCATCGAAACATATGGTGGTGCTTTTTCGCCTTTGATTCCAAGAAACACTACGGTACCTGTCAAAAAGACCGAGGTATTCAGCACGGGTGTTGATGGACAGACTGGTGTCGATATTAAAGTTTACCAGGGAGAGAGGGGTCTCGTTCGCGACAACAAATTGATCGGTGATTTCAAGCTCACTGGCATTACACCATCACCCAAAGGAGTCCCCCAGATCGCCGTGACTTTCGACATTGATGCAGACGGTATCATAAACGTATCTGCATCAGAAAGAAGTAGCGGGAGAGAAGAATCGATTACAGTAATTGCTAATTCAGGACTCACCGAGGATGAAATTCAGAAGATAGTCGAAGACGCCAACGCTAATAGAGAGAAAGATAGCCTCATCAAAAAAAGGATTGAGCTCATCACAAAGGCTGATATCATGATAAGTGACTCGGAAAACGCATTCGAGCGATTCAAGGACATTATATCTGCGGATGAGACATATCCAGAAGTTCTTGCGGAACTACGCCAAGTGCGTGAGATCATTAACGACTTCAAAAAAAATGAGTCCAACTTAGACTACAATGTCGACGACGTCAAGAAAGCCACAGATGCACTACAGAACAGGGCGCTCAAATTATTTCAAAGCGcctcgaagaagcaggcTGCCGCCAAGAAGTGA
- the ARC18 gene encoding Arc18p (ancestral locus Anc_4.218), translated as MVGNIVLLPLNTKFRGPAYPANADYDIIDECLDLFRANSFFKNFEIKSPADRVLIYGILFINECLSSLRPTTSFNEAVKILTNVALDNFSLPGTPGFPLNTVYSVPLSDHNAMELLRTYIQQFRQELAMRLLDRVYRDSKENPSKFWLAFTRRKFMNKSL; from the coding sequence ATGGTCGGTAATATTGTTCTATTGCCATTAAATACCAAGTTCAGAGGTCCTGCCTATCCTGCCAACGCTGACTATGATATTATCGACGAATGCCTTGACCTATTTCGTgccaattccttcttcaagaactttgagATCAAATCGCCGGCTGATAGAGTGCTGATCTATGGTATtttgttcatcaacgaGTGTTTGTCCAGTTTAAGGCCAACCACAAGCTTCAATGAGGCCGTCAAAATATTAACAAACGTGGCTCTCGACAACTTTTCGCTTCCTGGCACGCCAGGCTTTCCTCTGAACACCGTTTACTCGGTGCCTCTTTCTGATCACAACGCCATGGAGCTGTTACGAACCTACATACAACAATTCCGCCAGGAGCTAGCCATGAGACTGCTCGATAGAGTATACAGAGACTCTAAGGAAAATCCCTCGAAGTTCTGGCTGGCGTTTACCAGAAGGAAATTTATGAACAAGTCGCTTTAG